The sequence GGCAATTGTCGGTAAAAAACAGGTTCCTCATTGTAGTCCTTTATTCGAAAATCTTTCGACCTTTTAAAGCCCAGAAATTTAAAAAAGCCACTAAAGCTCATTTTTTTTGATTGATTTATATTCATTTTCTATTTCTCCGTATTGTTATTTAATGTTACTGAAATCAAGTGTTTTGTAATGATGAGCGGGCATTTTGCCCGACTGCACCCCTTTTAAAAGAACCGGCACCAGTTCTGCGGGTCGCTTTCACCCGTGTTTTTGTGCCATGTAACGGATAATGTAGGGACTGGTAGCAAGCTCACAGCCGGTACCATACATTCCTTTCTTGATTCAGATTTGATGAATTGTTTTCAGTCCATGCTCTTGAACTAATCGATATGTCTCAGAGTAGGACGTGTCACGCTTTTTACGTGTTTTGGGATAGTTGCGCTTTTTGGTATTTCTCATTTTTAATCCTCTATAATAAATTATTTGTCGTTTTCCTTTTTAAGAACTTGGTAAGTTGGGGGTGACCCTGATTGCTGGACACATGTAATAGGTAGAGGGGGTAGAGGGTACTTTACTCAAACTTTTAAATTTGTATTTATTCTTTTCGTTTATCTTTTTTGGCAAAATAACCCCTACCGCCCCCTACCAGGCTATTTAATGTATTGCTATTCAGTAGTTTAATAGTAGGGGTCTCTTACAATTTGTCCCCTACCACTTAGCTACCGCCCACTACCGTTCCTTTGTCTTATTTGAATAGCCTGCTCTTATTTCCATACTCAGGGGTGTTGTCAATTACTCACCAGTAGGTGCTTCCATTTTTCCTGGTTGAATGATACCCGTGTTTATTCAGTGCTTGCCCGAGGCGAATAGAGGCAGAGTTGGCACCAGTGGGTAGATCCCCTCCGTGCATACACTCAAGTATTTGTGTCGCCCTTAGCCTCTCAGCCCTTGGTTGGTCGGGCTTAGCGCGTTCAAAATGTTCAAGCAACAGTTCCTCTTCCACCGTCTGAACCTCAAACCTGCTATTGTGCTCTTGCACCTTCTTATTATCCTCGGTATCGAACCAGAAACGGAATCCCTCTCGATACAGAGCGTAGGCTTGGGCATAGACCGGGTCCATATCACTCATATTTTGGTAATCGATTGATTCGACATCATGGATTAAAAACCGTCTGCTACCGGTCTTATCATGCAGAATATTGGTATGGTTGACCGATCCACACATGCTGGCACGCCTGATCAGTTTTGATGAAAACCGGCCATAGGCTTTACGGATGCGGATTTCGGATTTTGTGATGATTTCCTTCAGCGCTCCTTCTTTGTGCTTGGTCAGCGTTTCCAGTTCATCAAGGTTGATAATCAAGCACTCTGATAAATGAATCATGGTATCCTTGTTTGTCGGATCAAGTGTTCCACTGTACATGTAATTCTCCAGTTGTTTTGGCATGAAATTTTGAAAAAAGGTGCTTTTCCCTTCTCCTTGCTTGCTCTTCAGCAGCAAAACTTGATGCGGTACTATATTGGGATCAATGGCACTGGCCACCAAAGCAACAAGCCATTTGCGCAGACAAAACTCTCAATACGATTGATCCGTGGTTTTTACTTTGGAGGCAAGCTCGCCGATGTAGTCGGTGGTCCCGTCTCATTTGGGCAGTTTGGTGAAATATTCCATGAAAGGATCGAACTTCGGGGTAAAGTCAGATTGCAATATCCCGTGCAATGCCTGATGGCCAATCTGTCCGCTTTTGTTCTGTATATGTCGGTGAATGGAATTGAATTCATAGTCATCCACGATCTGCCATTGCTCTTCACCACGCCTGCGCATTTCTACCCGTTCCAAAACCACATTGAATTGAAAATCATAGTGGAAGCGCAGAAAACCCTCGATTTCGTTTTTGTGGAATATGGGCCGGTTTTCCAGTACACGCTGAATAGTCATTTCCCCGTATGTTGACCCGTCTGCATGATGGACTTTATCCCACTTTTCACGTATCAGAGCGCTACCGCGGAAGAGTTGATCCAGAAGCACGGGATCGAAGTTGGTCCATTTGGCAAGAATGGTTACCAGGGCCATGTCCGCCCGGCTTTGATCGCCCCCGTAATCAACCAAGCTCCCGTGATCATAAAGCATCGTGAACTTCATGCCTTCCTTGTCAGCTCGAATGCGATTGAGTAGCAGTTCGTGGTTTGCCATGCCCAATGGCTTACTTTTTTTCCCGGGATCTGCGGACTTGCTTTGAGGCAAGGTTATTCTATTCAGGTCGATGGGCTTGATTTCCCGGGGCTCTCCGAGAACATCTGCGGTGATGGTCAGGTAGCGGAGCTTATCATATATTTCAAGGGCTTTGAATCCATCACCAGTCATATCGTATTTATTGTCAAAGCCTACAGGAATCTTTCCTGTGCCGATAATGCGGATGCCTTCCCCGCTGGGCGAAATCTCGGTATAGGAATCGCACTGATCAATGATTGCCTGGGCAGAAGGGCATATATTGCCATTGATCA comes from Natronogracilivirga saccharolytica and encodes:
- a CDS encoding VapE domain-containing protein; translated protein: MRKWLVALVASAIDPNIVPHQVLLLKSKQGEGKSTFFQNFMPKQLENYMYSGTLDPTNKDTMIHLSECLIINLDELETLTKHKEGALKEIITKSEIRIRKAYGRFSSKLIRRASMCGSVNHTNILHDKTGSRRFLIHDVESIDYQNMSDMDPVYAQAYALYREGFRFWFDTEDNKKVQEHNSRFEVQTVEEELLLEHFERAKPDQPRAERLRATQILECMHGGDLPTGANSASIRLGQALNKHGYHSTRKNGSTYW